In the Cololabis saira isolate AMF1-May2022 chromosome 7, fColSai1.1, whole genome shotgun sequence genome, one interval contains:
- the LOC133447010 gene encoding T-cell leukemia homeobox protein 3-like — MEQAPSAPSPPPKPAHHEPISFGIDQILGAGTETENGRTPGRQSGSDLSTGDVYYSLGSPAGTNAPSYTALSISLSGIMPPVEAADSYGESRSAGSRGVIRVPAHRPVTAGPAGPAQGTVPGFGGLCFPWIGNRFAKDRISAALVPFAVTRRIGHPYQNRTPPKRKKPRTSFSRVQICELEKRFHRQKYLASAERAALAKSLKMTDAQVKTWFQNRRTKWRRQTAEEREAERQQANRLILQLQQSALQKSLSESAVSDPLCAHNSSLYALQNLQPWAEERE, encoded by the exons ATGGAGCAGGCACCCAGCGCGCCCAGCCCTCCCCCAAAGCCGGCCCACCACGAGCCGATCAGCTTCGGAATCGACCAGATTTTGGGAGCTGGTACGGAAACGGAAAACGGGCGCACGCCGGGGAGACAAAGCGGATCCGATTTAAGCACCGGGGACGTGTATTACAGCCTGGGAAGTCCAGCTGGGACCAACGCGCCCTCCTACACCGCgctgtccatctccctctccgGGATCATGCCCCCGGTGGAGGCGGCAGACTCGTACGGGGAGAGCAGGAGTGCGGGCAGCCGGGGGGTGATCAGAGTCCCGGCGCACAGACCCGTCACGGCCGGGCCCGCCGGGCCCGCGCAGGGCACTGTGCCCGGGTTCGGAGGGCTGTGCTTCCCCTGGATAGGAAACCGCTTCGCCAAGGACAGAATATCAG CAGCTCTCGTGCCGTTCGCTGTCACACGGCGGATAGGACACCCGTATCAGAACCGGACACCACCGAAGCGGAAAAAGCCTCGGACCTCATTCTCCAGAGTCCAGATCTGCGAGCTGGAGAAGCGCTTCCACCGGCAGAAGTACCTGGCCAGCGCCGAGCGCGCAGCTCTGGCCAAGAGCCTGAAGATGACGGACGCGCAGGTCAAAACCTGGTTTCAGAATCGAAGGACCAAGTGGAG GAGACAGACAGCCGAGGAGCGGGAGGCGGAGCGTCAGCAGGCCAACCGGCtcatcctgcagctgcagcagtccGCCCTCCAGAAGTCCCTGAGCGAATCCGCGGTGTCGGATCCCCTGTGCGCCCACAACTCCTCCCTGTACgccctgcagaacctgcagccgTGGGCCGAGGAAAGGGAATAG
- the LOC133447012 gene encoding Kv channel-interacting protein 1 isoform X2 has translation MGAVVGTLTLQTKERRPSRDKVDDDFEMTIVCHRPEGLDQLEAQTNFSKRELQVLYRGFKNECPSGVVNEDTFKQIYSQFFPHGDASTYAHYLFNAFDAGHTGSIKFEDFVTALSILLRGSITEKLQWTFNLYDINRDGYINKEEMTDIVRAIYDMMGKYTYPVLKTDAPKQHVDAFFQKMDKNRDGVVTLDEFILSCQEDENIMRSLQLFENVI, from the exons ATAAAGTAGATGATGACTTTGAGATGACCATCGTGTGCCATCGTCCGGAGGGCCTCGACCAGCTGGAAGCTCAAACCAACTTCAGTAAAAGAGAACTCCAGGTGCTCTACAGGGGCTTCAAAAAT GAGTGTCCAAGTGGTGTTGTAAATGAGGATACGTTCAAGCAAATATACTCCCAGTTCTTCCCACATGGAG ATGCCAGCACCTATGCGCACTACCTGTTCAATGCGTTTGACGCAGGACACACGGGATCCATAAAGTTCgag GATTTTGTGACAGCGCTGTCCATCCTGCTGAGGGGTTCCATCACCGAGAAGCTGCAGTGGACCTTTAACCTGTACGACATCAACAGAGACGGATACATCAACAAGGAG GAGATGACGGACATCGTCAGAGCAATATATGACATGATGGGGAAATATACTTATCCTGTCTTGAAAACCGATGCTCCCAAACAGCATGTGGACGCCTTCTTTCAG AAAATGGACAAAAACAGAGATGGTGTCGTTACTCTTGATGAATTCATCCTTTCTTGCCAAGAg GATGAAAACATCATGAGGTCCCTACAGCTCTTCGAAAATGTCATCTAG
- the LOC133447012 gene encoding Kv channel-interacting protein 1 isoform X3: MTIVCHRPEGLDQLEAQTNFSKRELQVLYRGFKNECPSGVVNEDTFKQIYSQFFPHGDASTYAHYLFNAFDAGHTGSIKFEDFVTALSILLRGSITEKLQWTFNLYDINRDGYINKEEMTDIVRAIYDMMGKYTYPVLKTDAPKQHVDAFFQKMDKNRDGVVTLDEFILSCQEDENIMRSLQLFENVI; this comes from the exons ATGACCATCGTGTGCCATCGTCCGGAGGGCCTCGACCAGCTGGAAGCTCAAACCAACTTCAGTAAAAGAGAACTCCAGGTGCTCTACAGGGGCTTCAAAAAT GAGTGTCCAAGTGGTGTTGTAAATGAGGATACGTTCAAGCAAATATACTCCCAGTTCTTCCCACATGGAG ATGCCAGCACCTATGCGCACTACCTGTTCAATGCGTTTGACGCAGGACACACGGGATCCATAAAGTTCgag GATTTTGTGACAGCGCTGTCCATCCTGCTGAGGGGTTCCATCACCGAGAAGCTGCAGTGGACCTTTAACCTGTACGACATCAACAGAGACGGATACATCAACAAGGAG GAGATGACGGACATCGTCAGAGCAATATATGACATGATGGGGAAATATACTTATCCTGTCTTGAAAACCGATGCTCCCAAACAGCATGTGGACGCCTTCTTTCAG AAAATGGACAAAAACAGAGATGGTGTCGTTACTCTTGATGAATTCATCCTTTCTTGCCAAGAg GATGAAAACATCATGAGGTCCCTACAGCTCTTCGAAAATGTCATCTAG